The following proteins come from a genomic window of Paenibacillus swuensis:
- a CDS encoding ABC transporter ATP-binding protein, translating to MLKINDLHVRYGAVQALRGVSMNVGEGEIVAVIGANGAGKSSLMNAIIGLVKPASGSVLLEGKEISALPAHRTSALGVALVPERRETFGALTVMENLRMGLSIHPGKMRKSDLSQELEPLFLRFPRLKERLNQTAGTLSGGEQQMLTLSRALIRKPKLLLLDEPSLGLAPIIVNEIFRIIRGLKADGVTIVLVEQLARKALSVADRAYVLENGSFVMEGTAADLLRDADITKAYLGGATGGTAASGATESIGGREHEYDHQAGARRP from the coding sequence ATGCTTAAAATCAACGATCTGCACGTCCGCTATGGCGCGGTGCAAGCGTTACGCGGCGTCTCCATGAACGTGGGCGAAGGAGAAATTGTAGCCGTCATCGGCGCGAACGGCGCGGGGAAGTCCTCCTTAATGAACGCGATTATCGGATTGGTAAAACCCGCGTCGGGCTCCGTTCTCCTGGAAGGAAAGGAAATCTCTGCTCTGCCCGCCCACCGCACATCGGCGCTGGGTGTGGCCTTGGTGCCCGAACGCAGGGAAACCTTCGGCGCGCTGACGGTAATGGAGAACTTACGGATGGGGTTAAGCATACACCCGGGGAAGATGCGCAAATCCGATCTCAGCCAAGAGCTGGAGCCGCTCTTCCTGCGGTTTCCCCGGTTGAAAGAGCGGCTGAACCAGACGGCGGGAACGCTCAGCGGCGGGGAGCAACAGATGCTGACGTTGTCGCGGGCTTTAATCCGCAAGCCGAAGCTGCTCTTGCTGGATGAGCCTTCGCTCGGATTGGCGCCGATCATCGTAAACGAGATATTCCGCATCATCCGCGGGCTTAAAGCCGACGGCGTCACCATCGTGCTTGTGGAGCAACTGGCTCGCAAGGCGTTGTCCGTGGCGGATCGCGCTTATGTGCTGGAGAACGGCTCCTTCGTCATGGAAGGCACGGCCGCGGATCTTCTGCGAGATGCCGACATTACGAAAGCATACCTGGGCGGAGCAACCGGTGGAACCGCAGCATCCGGAGCAACTGAATCTATTGGAGGACGAGAACATGAATATGATCATCAAGCAGGTGCGCGTAGACCGTGA
- a CDS encoding amidohydrolase family protein: MIIKQVRVDRELKDLVLEHGKIKEIAPSGTVMDQSFTSWDAKGLLYLPALTDMHCHLDKHFLGEDWRPLQPFVTLEKQLKFEKEMLASLRHPVQERAMLLAQLLLSQGTTRIRTHVDVDPDIGLSHLEAVLEVKEQLKDRMDIEIVAFPQQGLLRSGSVGVMKEALRRGAQYVGGVDPAGLDLRVEASLQAMFELSAEFNAGVDLHLHDAGHLGLYTIDLVADYTAQGNKQGRVAVSHAYCLGMVSEQEAASTLDAVREAGVTILSSVPTDRPMPSADALARAGVTFRLGTDNINDAWSPYGNGDMLQRASRLAEKSGWVTDEQLISTYALATERSLTPLVGEEASFMLVDALNVQHAMASAPRREAVFSKGHLVYQPMSHTPSTSRLSAASTQEMAR, encoded by the coding sequence ATGATCATCAAGCAGGTGCGCGTAGACCGTGAATTGAAGGATCTGGTGCTGGAGCACGGAAAGATCAAGGAAATTGCGCCAAGCGGTACCGTTATGGACCAGAGTTTCACCAGTTGGGATGCAAAAGGATTGCTGTACCTACCGGCTCTGACAGACATGCATTGTCATCTGGATAAGCATTTTCTGGGCGAAGATTGGAGGCCGCTGCAACCGTTTGTGACGCTGGAGAAACAATTAAAATTCGAGAAAGAGATGCTCGCAAGCTTGCGCCATCCGGTGCAAGAAAGAGCGATGTTGCTCGCGCAGCTCCTGTTGAGTCAAGGCACGACCCGCATCCGGACGCATGTGGACGTCGATCCCGACATCGGATTAAGTCATCTCGAAGCGGTACTAGAGGTTAAGGAGCAATTGAAGGACCGAATGGATATCGAGATTGTGGCGTTCCCCCAACAAGGCTTGCTTCGTTCCGGCTCCGTCGGCGTCATGAAGGAAGCGTTGCGCCGCGGTGCTCAGTACGTGGGGGGCGTGGATCCGGCAGGTTTGGACCTAAGAGTGGAGGCCAGCCTGCAAGCCATGTTCGAGCTTAGCGCCGAATTTAACGCGGGGGTGGATCTCCATCTGCATGATGCAGGGCATCTCGGCTTATATACAATTGATCTTGTAGCGGATTATACAGCTCAAGGAAATAAACAAGGGAGAGTCGCGGTCAGTCACGCTTATTGCCTGGGGATGGTCTCTGAGCAGGAGGCGGCTTCTACTTTGGACGCGGTCAGAGAAGCGGGTGTAACCATCCTGTCCAGTGTACCGACAGACCGTCCGATGCCGAGTGCGGACGCCTTGGCTCGCGCGGGGGTGACCTTCCGACTGGGCACCGACAATATCAATGACGCATGGTCGCCTTACGGCAACGGAGACATGCTGCAACGCGCTTCGCGATTGGCGGAGAAGAGCGGGTGGGTAACTGATGAGCAATTGATTTCAACCTATGCGCTGGCGACGGAACGCTCCTTGACACCTTTGGTCGGTGAAGAAGCAAGTTTTATGCTGGTGGATGCGCTCAATGTACAGCATGCCATGGCTTCGGCCCCGCGCAGGGAAGCCGTCTTTTCCAAAGGGCATCTGGTTTATCAGCCCATGTCGCACACCCCCTCGACATCCCGCCTGTCTGCCGCAAGCACTCAGGAAATGGCCCGTTAA
- a CDS encoding lysylphosphatidylglycerol synthase domain-containing protein: MRSVPVKKVLLLTLKALLAVLVLYYVIRSIPLEPAQVSNYLRHSGMYFYASLGVFTLFLVLQAAIWVTILNDGQRRLPYGLGLRIYINSQFAKYIPGGFWNYAGRVALTSREGVKLDVQMTTILYENVLIVLAALVYSLGLAISLHLLPAAVLLPVGLFLLLVYLYYEKGTAWLRRGSVRWMRMRPFRRFAERLSPGSAFHLSREKFFLYLAYFLGSHLVMGAAFWLLLRSFPTEEIGIGYAAGTFASSWLLGLLSPLPGGLGVREGFLVYFLSFRMDKETAVQISVIARLWNVMSEILFFALMNGVHILRKRMRLHGS, encoded by the coding sequence ATGCGATCAGTCCCGGTAAAAAAGGTGCTGCTTCTGACGCTGAAAGCGCTCCTGGCCGTACTCGTCCTTTATTATGTCATCCGCAGTATTCCTTTGGAGCCGGCCCAGGTCTCGAATTATTTGCGTCATAGCGGCATGTATTTCTATGCTTCGTTAGGGGTGTTTACGCTTTTCCTTGTTTTGCAGGCGGCGATCTGGGTCACGATCCTGAATGACGGGCAGCGCAGACTTCCTTACGGGCTTGGATTAAGAATTTATATCAACTCCCAATTCGCCAAGTATATTCCCGGCGGGTTCTGGAATTATGCGGGACGCGTGGCGCTCACAAGCCGCGAAGGGGTGAAGCTGGATGTGCAGATGACCACGATCCTCTACGAGAATGTATTGATTGTGCTTGCGGCTCTAGTTTATTCCCTGGGGTTGGCCATCAGTCTTCATCTGTTGCCCGCGGCGGTATTATTACCGGTAGGACTGTTCCTGTTGCTGGTCTATTTATATTATGAAAAAGGCACCGCCTGGCTTCGCAGGGGATCGGTCCGATGGATGCGGATGCGCCCGTTTCGCCGCTTTGCGGAGCGGTTGTCGCCCGGCAGCGCGTTTCACCTGAGCCGGGAAAAGTTCTTCCTCTATCTGGCCTACTTTCTCGGCAGCCATCTTGTGATGGGCGCGGCGTTCTGGCTGCTGTTGCGCAGCTTTCCCACCGAGGAAATCGGCATCGGCTACGCGGCCGGCACGTTCGCATCCTCTTGGCTCCTCGGACTGCTCAGTCCGTTGCCCGGGGGGCTTGGCGTACGGGAAGGATTTCTTGTCTACTTTCTATCTTTTCGGATGGACAAGGAGACCGCCGTACAAATTTCCGTCATTGCGCGGCTGTGGAATGTGATGAGCGAAATTCTGTTTTTTGCCTTGATGAACGGGGTTCATATTTTGAGAAAAAGGATGAGATTACATGGTTCGTAA
- a CDS encoding glycosyltransferase family 4 protein yields MVRKKVLLVTGVFPPGVGGMQQYYHHLSRQSGHDVTVLAPKYAGDEEFDALQPYKIIRGPFIQNEGIDFTSWFRLFRYVRHAIRRERADVTIYGFVLIGIIGYVLKLFMGHKYMISTHGMDMLMFRRFVGLNYVIKLILRNADGVLTNSHFTKRYVEEYGVDPARIELVYPGVEDVYEKQGKNAELIRKHGLEGKYVMLSVSRLVLRKGHDRVIESMPEVIRLIPNAVYLIIGDGPERGRLEQLAQQHGVADRVQFLGNVHDSKLLNAYYNTCDQFLMVCRQLSNRDAEGFGIVYMEAASAGIPVIAGRSGGAGEAVLDGETGLLVDPNSPADIAAAVHRLRDDTALREKLTRQGYARAKGKFRYVFLAETFDRYVGYVCAGKPHVKVKKKRKEIRNANI; encoded by the coding sequence ATGGTTCGTAAAAAGGTTCTTCTGGTTACGGGCGTGTTTCCACCCGGCGTCGGCGGCATGCAGCAATATTATCATCACTTGTCCAGGCAATCGGGTCATGATGTCACGGTATTGGCGCCCAAGTATGCGGGAGACGAAGAATTCGACGCCTTGCAGCCTTATAAGATTATTCGGGGTCCTTTTATTCAAAATGAAGGGATTGACTTCACCTCCTGGTTTCGGCTGTTTCGCTATGTGCGCCATGCGATTCGACGGGAGAGGGCGGACGTTACGATCTATGGCTTCGTGCTGATCGGCATTATCGGGTATGTGCTGAAGCTGTTTATGGGGCATAAATATATGATTTCAACGCACGGGATGGATATGCTCATGTTTCGGCGGTTCGTCGGATTGAATTATGTGATTAAGTTGATTTTGCGCAATGCGGACGGCGTGTTGACGAACAGTCATTTCACGAAGCGGTATGTGGAAGAATACGGGGTCGATCCCGCGCGGATCGAGCTTGTGTATCCCGGTGTGGAGGACGTGTACGAGAAGCAGGGGAAGAATGCGGAGTTGATACGTAAGCATGGGCTTGAGGGCAAATACGTCATGCTGTCGGTTAGCCGGTTGGTGCTGCGCAAAGGGCATGACCGCGTGATTGAGTCGATGCCGGAGGTGATCCGGTTGATCCCGAACGCTGTGTATCTGATTATCGGTGACGGGCCGGAGCGCGGGCGGTTGGAGCAGTTGGCCCAGCAGCACGGGGTGGCGGACCGGGTCCAGTTCCTCGGCAACGTTCATGACAGCAAACTGTTGAATGCGTATTACAACACATGCGATCAGTTTCTGATGGTATGCCGTCAGCTCAGTAACCGGGATGCCGAAGGCTTTGGCATCGTGTATATGGAAGCCGCTTCAGCGGGCATTCCGGTGATCGCCGGGCGCTCCGGCGGCGCGGGGGAAGCGGTGCTGGACGGCGAGACCGGCTTGCTCGTGGACCCGAACTCGCCTGCGGACATCGCCGCCGCGGTGCACAGGTTGCGCGATGATACAGCACTGCGCGAGAAGCTGACCCGGCAAGGGTATGCGCGCGCGAAAGGGAAGTTCCGCTACGTGTTTCTGGCGGAAACGTTCGATCGCTATGTCGGCTACGTTTGCGCCGGCAAGCCGCATGTGAAGGTGAAGAAGAAACGCAAAGAGATTCGCAACGCGAATATATAG
- a CDS encoding NADH-dependent flavin oxidoreductase, translated as MNSKFQPLFEKLTLRNGRELKNRVVMAPMTNFASHEDGTVSQDELKYYARRSGGAGMVITACTYVTPNGKGFPGEFGGHSDEMIESLRSLAATIKEQGAAAVLQIFHGGRSCPANLVPDGDVVSASAIPAEAEGAVTPRELTEAEVDEIIKAFGDTTRRAIQAGFDGVEIHGANGYLVQQFFSPHSNRRTDRFGGSLEKRMTFPLAIVEEVKKVVAAEADPSFIVGYRFSPEEPETPGITMEDTAALVNALAEQQLDYLHISLMEIDSKARRGADPSRTRLELVLETIAGRTPLIGVGSIHTPDEAVAALESGSAMVALGRELIMEPDWVEKVQQGREAEIRTTVSKDDQAELVVPDALWAAIINSPGWFPVK; from the coding sequence ATGAATTCGAAATTTCAGCCTTTATTTGAGAAGTTAACGTTGCGCAATGGGCGCGAATTGAAGAATAGAGTGGTTATGGCGCCCATGACCAATTTTGCCTCCCATGAGGACGGGACAGTTTCGCAAGATGAGCTGAAGTATTACGCCCGCCGCTCAGGCGGAGCAGGCATGGTAATCACCGCTTGCACGTACGTGACGCCTAACGGCAAAGGGTTCCCGGGGGAATTCGGAGGTCACAGCGACGAGATGATCGAAAGCCTGCGGAGCTTGGCTGCGACGATTAAAGAGCAAGGCGCCGCAGCCGTGCTCCAGATCTTCCACGGCGGACGCAGCTGTCCCGCCAACCTCGTCCCGGACGGCGATGTGGTCAGCGCCAGCGCCATTCCGGCGGAAGCGGAAGGCGCGGTAACGCCGCGCGAGTTAACCGAAGCGGAAGTGGACGAGATCATTAAGGCTTTCGGCGACACAACACGACGCGCCATCCAGGCGGGCTTTGACGGTGTGGAAATCCACGGCGCGAACGGCTACCTGGTCCAACAGTTCTTCTCCCCGCATTCCAACCGCCGTACAGACCGATTCGGCGGGAGCTTGGAGAAGCGCATGACCTTCCCGCTGGCGATTGTGGAAGAGGTGAAAAAGGTGGTCGCGGCCGAAGCCGATCCATCCTTCATCGTGGGTTACCGGTTCTCGCCGGAAGAGCCGGAAACGCCGGGAATCACGATGGAAGATACAGCGGCGCTGGTGAACGCGTTAGCGGAACAACAACTGGATTATCTCCATATCTCCCTGATGGAGATCGATTCGAAAGCACGTCGCGGTGCGGATCCTTCCCGCACACGTCTCGAGCTCGTGCTAGAAACGATTGCGGGCCGGACCCCGCTCATCGGCGTTGGCTCCATTCATACGCCGGACGAAGCGGTTGCGGCGCTGGAGTCAGGCTCGGCGATGGTAGCTTTGGGCCGTGAACTCATTATGGAACCCGACTGGGTGGAGAAAGTGCAACAAGGCCGCGAGGCGGAGATCCGAACGACCGTAAGCAAGGATGATCAAGCTGAGCTGGTTGTGCCGGATGCGCTGTGGGCAGCCATTATCAACTCACCAGGTTGGTTTCCGGTGAAATAA